A segment of the Echinicola strongylocentroti genome:
TTATGACAAGAGTTTTGACCAGCACAATATAGGGGTGATGCTCGGTAATGAACAGCAGAAGAACACCAATAAATGGGTGAGTGCTTATCGACGTAACTTCGTCAGTACGGCCATTCCCCAGATCAATGTGGGAAGTAATGCTCCAGAAGACAAAAATAACGGAGGATCAGCATCCTATGGTGGTTATAATAATTACTTTGGGCGGCTTAACTATAATTTTGATGAACGTTACTTGGCCGAATTTGTCTTTAGGTATGATGGATCACAGATTTTTCCCAAAGAAAACAGGTATGGCTTTTTTCCGGCGTTTTCTGCTGGATGGAGAATCTCAGAGGAAAATTTTATCAAAAACAACCTTCCATCCATCAATCAACTTAAGGTGAGAGTTTCCCACGGCAAAATCGGTAATGATAAAGTAGGACAGTTCCAGTATCTCCAGGCTTTTTCATTCGGTGATAATTACGTATTTGGAGGGGGAGATGTCCCGGGCATTTATCCCAATACCATGCCCAACCCAAATATCACTTGGGAAGAAAGTATCAAAACCGATATAGGACTGGAATTAGGTCTTTGGAATGGTCTTTTAGGACTTGACCTGACCTATTTCAAAGAAGACAGGAATAGTATTTTGGCCAAAAGAAACCTCAGTATCAGTGCGATATATGGTTTTTCAGGATTGCCGGATGAAAACATCGGAGAGGTCAAAAGCCAAGGTTATGAAGCGATCATTACACACCGTAACCAAGTGGGGGAATTCAATTATAACCTCAGTGGTAATGTTTCCTATGCCCGTACCGAAGTAGTGTACCTAGATGAAGTACCGCCGACGGAAGAGTACCAGGCCGTAACTGGCAGACCTGTAGGAGCACCGTTATATTATCATGCTGATGGTATCTTCAATACAGAGGAAGAACTGGAGGCCTATCCCCATCTGGCAGCTGCACAAGTAGGGGATATCAAACTGGTGGACCTTAACGAAGACGGACAGATCAATGCCCAAGATCAGGCGCGCTTTGATTATTCAGAGACACCAGAATTTGTTTTTGGCCTAAATGCTTCTGCCCAATATAAAGGGTTTGATTTCAGTATGCTTTGGCAAGGGCAGACCAACGCGTACAACCTTGACACAGAGTTCAGGAAACTGGGTACCACTGGCTATGACAATACGGCTGTGGCCAGGGCGGAGGATCGCTGGACAGTAGATAATCCGGACGGTAGTATGCCCAGGGCTGATGATGCATCACCTTCCAACAATACTTTTTGGGTTTTTGATGCCAGTTTTGTCAGGTTAAAGCAGGTAGAGCTGGGGTATACCTTGCCCAAACCTGTTAGCTCTAGCATCAAAATGGACAATGTCAGGCTCTATATAAGTGGCTTTAATATGTTGACCTTTGCCAAGAATGATTGGACCGATCCTGAAAGAAGTGGTGGTTACTTGTTTTATCCACAACTAAGGACAATGAACCTAGGTGTTAATATCAAATTCTAAAAGTAGCAATCATGAAAAATATACTAATTTATACAATTATACTTATAGCATGTTTGGGGTGCAATGATGACTATTTAGATGTTACGCCTCAGGATAGGGTTTCGGAAGATGCGGTCTGGTCAGATCCCAATTTGATAGCGGCTTATCACAATGGCTTGTATAATGGGATCCCCCATGGTTTTGGACGCCATATGATTTCAAAATACTCAGATGAAGCATTCAGTAATTTTTGGGATATACAGCGAAATACACTAAATCCCGATAATGTCACCTCAGTAGGAGGAGGAAACACCAACTATCTTTATTTTTGGGGAAGGGCGTATCAGTACATTCGAAAAGTGAATGTTTTTCTTGAAGAAATGGAAGATCCCCAAGTCGAGCTTCCAGATTTGGACAGGATGGTCGGCGAGGCAAAGTTTATAAGGGCCTATATGTATTTTGAGATGGTGAGGCGTTTTGGCGGTATCCCCTTGGTCACAGAGGTATATGCACTAGGAGACGAAGTGATGTTTACCAGAAATACATTTGATGAGTGTGTGGATTTTATCGATGCAGAATTGGATGAGGCCATCGCTTTGTTGCCGCAATCATATGCATCAACGGATGCTGATTTTGGTAGAGCTACACAAGATGCCTGTCAGGCACTGAAATCCCGCATGTGGCTGTATGCGGCTTCTCCATTGTTTAATTCTTCCAATGATATGGCCGTTTGGCAAAAAACCGCCGATGCAGCAGAGCTGCTATTGGATAGAGGATATTCATTGCATCCTGACTATAGACAGATGTTTATCCAAGAAAGTGGAGCTGCGAACGAAGAACTCTTGTTCGTAAGGAACTTTTCAGTGTCCAATTCCCATCAAGCACCCATTATCAACATGAACAGGAGATATGGAGGTTATGGTGGGTGGAGTGCCAGTAATGGTCCGACCCAAAATCTGGTAGATGATTATGATATGGAAAATGGTCAGCCGCCCTTTATCTATGATAATGGCCAAAAGCAGCTGAATCCAGCTGCCGGATATGACCCACAGGATCCTTATGCCGACCGAGATCCCAGAATGGACTATACCCTGCTCCACAATGGGTCTGAATACAGGGGGGATGTAATGGAAATGTGGGTTTCCTCGGATGAAGCCACATGGGGCTTTGATTCCTTCAGGCAAAGTGGTGACAATCCCCGATCAAACTACGTACTGAAAAAATTCATGCCGGATGAGGATATACCGCTGGATTGGTCTACACCTTTCCATATGCCTTGGATTCACTTTAGATTAGCCGAGATCTACCTCAACTATGCTGAGGCACAATTCGAACTGGGTAATGAATCTGTATGCAGAGAGTACATCAACATGGTAAGGGCTAGGCCTAGCGTAGCACTTCCGCCTATTGGCAATGACGTGACGGGCGAAGAATTACGAAGGAGACTTTATAATGAAAGGAGGATCGAGCTGGCCTTTGAAGGACATCGGTATTTTGATCAACGCAGATGGAAAGTTCCTTTAGAAGAATTGTCATCACCTATTATGGGAATGGATATTATAAAAGATGCAGCATCCGGTGAGCTGACTTTTACGCCATTCGTTTTGGGAGAGCGGGAGCCATTTGAGGACCATATGTACCTTTTACCCATAGAAACCAATGAGATCCAGCGTAATCCAGAACTAGAACAAACGCCTGGGTGGTAATCTACTAAAAAAACATCATAATAGGGTTTATTTGATGTAGGGTGGCTTTGTCTTCTGGTTAACCAGTGGCGAGGTCACCCTTTTTACTTGGGTTCGAAGACGATGAGAGAGTAACGTAAAGTGGCCAACTTATTAAGGAACCACATAGGCAGATAGAAAACATAGTTTTTTTGACTTGTGATGGAACGCAGATACCGCTGATCAGGCAGATGACCACTGATTTTTAAAAGAACAACATAGGAACATGAGGACACATAGCGCATTGGGTAAGCCTATGTTTTTTATTGATGAAGTTAACCTTAAACCATCTTCCCAAGAGCAGCTCTGAAAAGTGGAGGTGAGTTAAAAACTCAACTTTCGTGGTTCCGCAGCACAGCTGCTGTAACAACAGGATTCTGCTGTGTCCTATGTGTCTATGTTGTTAACCATAAATCATACTCCAAAGAATAACTTGTAGATGGTATTGTCTTTAACCACATAGGCAGATAGAAGACATAGGTTTTTTGACTTGTGATGGAACACAGATACCGCTGATCAGGCAGATGACCACTGATTTTTAAAAGAACAACATAGGAACATGAGGACACATAGCGCATTGGGTAAGCCTATGTTTTTTATTGATGAGGTTAATCTTAAACCATCACCCTAAGAGCAGCTCTGAAAAGTGGAGGTGAGTTAAAAACTCAATTTTCGTGGTTCCGCAGCACAGCTGCTGTAACAACAGGCTCCTACTGTGTCCTATGTGTCTATGTTGTTAACCATAAATCATACTCCAAAGAATAACTTGTAGATGGTATTGTCTTTAACCACATAGGCAGATAGAAAACATAGTTTTTTTGACTTGTGATGGAACACAGATACCGCTGATCAGGCAGATGACCGCTGATTTTTAAAAGAACAACTCTGAAAAGTGGAGGTGAGTTAAAAACTCAACTTTCGTGGTTCCGCAGCATAGCTGCTGTAACAACAGGATTCTGCTGTGTCCTATGTGTCTATGTTATTAACCATAAATCATGCTCCAAAGAATAACTTGTAGATGGTATTTGTCTTTAACCACATAGGCAGATAGAAGAGATAGTTTTTTTGACTTGTGATGGAACACAGATACCGCTGATCAGGCAGATGACCACTGATTTTTAAAAGAACAACATAGGAACATGAGGACACATAGAGCAGTGGCTACCCCTATGTTTTTTATTGATGAGGCTAACCTCAAACCATCACCCTAAGAGCAGCTCTGAAAAGTGGAGGTGAGTTAAAAACTCAACTTTCGTGGTTCCGCAGCACAGCTGCTGTAACAACAGGATTCTGCTGTGCCCTATGTGTCTATGTTGTTAACCATAAATCATACTCCAAAGAATAACTTGTAGATGGTATTTGCCTTTAACCACATAGGCAGATAGAAGAGATAGTTTTTTTGACTTGTGATGGAACGCAGATACCGCTGATCAGGCAGATGACCACTGATTTTTAAAAGAACAACTCTGAAAAGTGGAGGTGAGTTAAAAACTCAATTTTCGTGGTTCCGCAGCACAGCTGCTGTAACAACAAGTTCCTACTGTGCTCTATGTGTCTATGTTGTTAACCGCATAATCCTTCACTAAAAGACATTCATACCGGGTCATTAGAGCACGTAAATGGCCTTGATATAAAAACGGTTTACTTAATTTCTCCAATAGGAGAGGATATGTTAACCTGTTCTCGGGAATGTCAACGTGTTTCCTTGTTGTGTTTGTAAAATAGGTTTTTTTCAGTGTTTTATTCTATTTATGGTAATTTAGAAAAAGTTAATTATGTAAAAATGATCTCTTGGGTCTACTGCTCGTTTTTTTAGGGGATAAAAAAGAGAGGTAATTGGGTGGTGTTTTAGGCCTGTTCGTATAAGGTAGCGGTGATCTATAAGTGATTTATATGCTATAAATATGACTATTTATACTGTTATAGGTGAAAAATATAAGAAATAGCTTGGTAAAAGAAGAAAAAAGTGAAATATTGTAAAGTAAATAGTAAAACGTTTTAATTTCAATCTTTCAGTTTGGTAAAGTGGCGCCAAATGGAGGAAAGAACTTAGCGAACAATTAACCAACCAAATAACCAAAATAACCTATGAAAACAGACTTTTACCTGAGAGGAGGTAGTAAGTTGCGCTACCTATTTTGTATGAAGATGTTTCTTGTC
Coding sequences within it:
- a CDS encoding RagB/SusD family nutrient uptake outer membrane protein; the protein is MKNILIYTIILIACLGCNDDYLDVTPQDRVSEDAVWSDPNLIAAYHNGLYNGIPHGFGRHMISKYSDEAFSNFWDIQRNTLNPDNVTSVGGGNTNYLYFWGRAYQYIRKVNVFLEEMEDPQVELPDLDRMVGEAKFIRAYMYFEMVRRFGGIPLVTEVYALGDEVMFTRNTFDECVDFIDAELDEAIALLPQSYASTDADFGRATQDACQALKSRMWLYAASPLFNSSNDMAVWQKTADAAELLLDRGYSLHPDYRQMFIQESGAANEELLFVRNFSVSNSHQAPIINMNRRYGGYGGWSASNGPTQNLVDDYDMENGQPPFIYDNGQKQLNPAAGYDPQDPYADRDPRMDYTLLHNGSEYRGDVMEMWVSSDEATWGFDSFRQSGDNPRSNYVLKKFMPDEDIPLDWSTPFHMPWIHFRLAEIYLNYAEAQFELGNESVCREYINMVRARPSVALPPIGNDVTGEELRRRLYNERRIELAFEGHRYFDQRRWKVPLEELSSPIMGMDIIKDAASGELTFTPFVLGEREPFEDHMYLLPIETNEIQRNPELEQTPGW